In Bythopirellula goksoeyrii, a single window of DNA contains:
- the bshB1 gene encoding bacillithiol biosynthesis deacetylase BshB1 — protein sequence MLDLLVVAPHPDDAELGMGGAIVKFIAEGRKVGVLDLTNGEPTPHGSVQIRARETAAASKILGLTWRENLGLPNRSLEDTLENRAKLAEVFRRTRPRWLFAPYWVDAHPDHLAATQLVEAARFWSKLTKSELAGDPFHPERIFNYYCVHLKMVPQPAFVLDITAEWDQKIAAIRAYESQFITGRPTEPPAFLDQLRDEAAFWGKSIGRPYGEPFTCREPIGLKSLMGLV from the coding sequence ATGCTTGACCTCCTCGTAGTCGCACCGCATCCCGATGACGCCGAACTTGGCATGGGGGGCGCTATCGTCAAGTTTATCGCCGAAGGTAGGAAGGTCGGAGTACTTGACCTTACCAACGGCGAGCCAACGCCGCATGGGTCGGTACAGATTCGTGCGAGGGAAACAGCGGCAGCATCAAAGATTCTGGGGCTCACCTGGCGCGAGAATCTGGGACTGCCTAATCGCTCTCTTGAAGACACACTGGAAAATCGAGCCAAGTTGGCCGAAGTCTTTCGCCGCACAAGGCCTCGGTGGCTGTTCGCTCCGTACTGGGTCGACGCCCATCCCGATCATTTGGCCGCCACACAGTTAGTCGAAGCGGCCCGGTTTTGGTCAAAGCTCACCAAGAGCGAACTTGCGGGCGATCCTTTCCATCCTGAACGAATCTTCAATTACTACTGCGTGCATCTAAAAATGGTACCTCAACCAGCGTTTGTCCTGGACATCACCGCCGAATGGGACCAAAAGATCGCCGCCATCCGTGCCTATGAGAGCCAATTCATTACGGGCCGCCCCACCGAGCCACCCGCGTTCCTAGACCAACTTCGCGATGAAGCGGCATTTTGGGGTAAGTCGATTGGACGTCCGTACGGGGAGCCGTTTACTTGTCGTGAGCCAATCGGCTTGAAGTCACTAATGGGGCTGGTGTAG